The proteins below are encoded in one region of Chloroflexota bacterium:
- a CDS encoding MFS transporter: MPRIFYGWNLVGVSLVSGAFNAGVAMWGLGVFASSMEGELGWSRSALFLGLTIRTGMSGLFSPIVGPWRDTTNGPRALMLFGAIILGLSLMALKWVDSLWQFYLFFGVIGALGSLGAGGMLTQTILPKWFIRRRGIALGIASTGGAMGPLFFPISIFALISLLGWRDAWFTLGALAIVVLVPLSLTVRTNPEDIGLLPDGDTEPATPVPSGGAGSRPSRANEVSLTGRQALRTTSFWLIILAFGLGGLGQQGFQSNWVPYMEGVGFESSTAALAITVYGIFSVSARLWWGILADRYQVRYLLVIQSLMTGTSVLLLIYVMGPFMLFAFVITFGATMGGGFMMRPLIVANYFGRGHIGAITGYMRPFQGVTTAIGPVVVALVYDTLGSYFWSFVAVMVGYAFTAAVIILAKPPRQQMERQQETARVE, from the coding sequence ATGCCGAGGATCTTCTACGGCTGGAACCTGGTGGGCGTCTCTCTGGTGAGCGGCGCCTTCAACGCCGGCGTTGCCATGTGGGGCCTCGGAGTCTTCGCGTCCTCCATGGAAGGAGAGCTCGGGTGGTCCCGGTCGGCCCTCTTTCTTGGGCTGACCATACGCACAGGCATGTCCGGCCTGTTCTCGCCTATTGTGGGCCCCTGGCGCGACACGACAAACGGCCCTCGAGCGCTCATGCTGTTCGGCGCCATCATCCTGGGCCTCTCCCTGATGGCGCTCAAGTGGGTGGACAGCCTGTGGCAGTTCTACCTCTTCTTTGGCGTTATCGGGGCGCTGGGCTCCCTCGGCGCGGGTGGCATGCTGACCCAGACCATCCTGCCCAAGTGGTTCATCCGACGCCGGGGCATCGCCCTCGGAATCGCCTCAACCGGCGGCGCGATGGGGCCCCTCTTCTTCCCCATCTCCATCTTCGCCCTCATCTCCCTTCTGGGTTGGCGCGACGCCTGGTTCACGCTGGGGGCGTTGGCGATCGTGGTGCTCGTGCCCCTCTCATTGACGGTGCGCACTAACCCGGAGGACATCGGCCTTCTGCCCGACGGCGACACCGAGCCGGCCACCCCCGTGCCGTCCGGCGGCGCCGGCTCGCGCCCCAGCCGCGCCAACGAGGTCAGCCTGACCGGGCGGCAAGCCCTGAGGACAACGTCATTCTGGCTCATCATCCTGGCCTTTGGTCTGGGCGGACTGGGCCAGCAGGGCTTCCAGTCAAACTGGGTCCCCTACATGGAGGGCGTGGGGTTCGAGTCGAGCACCGCGGCGCTCGCCATCACGGTCTACGGCATCTTCTCCGTCAGCGCCCGGCTCTGGTGGGGCATCCTTGCCGACCGCTACCAGGTGCGCTATCTCCTCGTCATCCAGTCCCTCATGACCGGCACGAGCGTCCTGCTGCTCATCTACGTCATGGGGCCGTTCATGCTCTTCGCCTTCGTCATCACCTTCGGCGCGACCATGGGCGGCGGCTTCATGATGCGCCCACTCATCGTCGCCAACTACTTCGGCCGAGGTCATATCGGCGCCATCACCGGCTACATGCGCCCCTTCCAGGGCGTGACGACGGCCATCGGGCCTGTGGTCGTCGCCCTCGTCTACGACACCCTCGGGTCGTACTTCTGGAGCTTCGTCGCCGTCATGGTCGGCTACGCCTTCA